The nucleotide sequence CTTTGGCGGATTTGTACTAAGTATTATCCTTTTACATTTTCTGtggtaaaacaaaaataatcgaCAGACAAATCAGAGACACAATACTTGGCAAGAGACACCGACCGAAATTCAGTGACCTCATATGTGGGTTGCATATGAGTACTAAACTACTAATCCAATCTTCCATCCTATCCAAGGATTGTGTAGGCTCAACTTTGTTTTTAACCTTTTTGCATTGGTTGATCCTTATAGGTTCTCACCCTATTGTAATATTTTACAAACATTTCTCATTTTTAATGGAATTCAAATATTTAGGAAagaaaaactttaaataattagcatatttaaaaattgacaGTTTATAAGATGTATCTCgtcattaatacaaaggtaaaCATATACTCCAATAGTTTGGAAACAACAACTCAATAACTGTTGACACAAGGCACAAATCGACCATTTTAAAAACCAAACATGAAACCAACCAAGCATAACATGAGAACATAGCATACACAATTGCTAATTATCATTTTATTGTAATAATTAATCTCACTGTTtcgtttaattaaataataacaaCGTACGAATGCATGATCATGAGCCTCATTACTCATCAGTGATGGCCACCGCCACCATAACCGCCTCCCAaacctcctccaccaccaatGCCTTTACCAAATCCACCACCAGCTCCACCGCCGAATCCTCCTCCGCCTCCATATCCTCCTCCGCCACcaaatcctcctcctcctccagcacCTCCACCGCCTCCAAGTCCTCCTCCAGCACCGCCACCGTATCCTCCTCCAGCTCCCCCGCCCACACCGCCACCGCCGCCTAGACCTCCACCGCCTCCTAGACCGCCACCGCCTCCTAGACCTCCACCTCCGCCCAAACCACCACCATGTCCTAGACCGCCTCCTCCACCCAAACCGCCACCGTGGCCTAGACCGCCTCCTCCGCCCAAACCACCACCGCCTCCTAGACCGCCACCTCCACCTAGACCGCCTCCTCCGCCCAAACCACCGCCACCGCCTAGACCGCCACCTCCTCCAAGACCGCCACCGCCGCCCAAACCCTTTCTAAAACCCTTCTTGTAAATGCCATGCTTGTGGAAGTAAGGACGAGGTTTATGGAAGTATGGACGAGGCTTGTGAAAAAAGTGTTTGTCGTCATTAACCTCGACATTTCCGAATGCAAATTCGGCCACAAGGGCGAATACAAAGATAAACACACACACCTTACGGGCAATTAAACCCATAATTAAGCGGTTTTTctaaatgaacaaaataatttCACGAGTTTTATTTGATGGATATGAAAGGATGAAGACAGTTGTGTCAGTGAAGCCTACTCTTGGTCTGTTTATATAGGCATAACGTTTACTCGTGAGTACGTTGATGCATAACCGGTTTGTCATCTTTTTATATTGGTCTCTAGTTAAGTCCGGTTTAGTTTAATTCATCTCCATATTCTCTACTGATTTTTTATTGACAGATTCCGCGTAGATAGTCTAGTCATTTTGAGATTgttaatcaataaattttgaatCTGGATCAGTGTTAATAAACTTATATGCATTCAGAGTTAATCTGCCTCGTATACCGTGAGGAGAACCGGCAATGAATAAGCCGTGTGTACAAACTTCAAACTTGTAGCAAACCAAAGATACTATAATTGGTTGAGGACAACAATCAAATTAAATGACATCTACCTGTCGTTGGACAATTTATTTATGTCTGCCAACTGCACCGTTGATCTGATCTCATCCGACCTATGTTATCATCCGAGATGCAACATAACAAGAAACTGAAATATTTTCAAGAATTGATAAAATCTCTGATATATAAATATGCATATAGAAAGTGAATCGTATGTATCAGTATCCGAAAGTTTGAGTGAAATACTATTGAATACATGAAATTGAaggatatattatatatattgtctCTACATTGTTTAATAATTGGTTCATGATCATTACAGTAATCAGCTAGAAATATATCCAATAAATGTGCATTTCTTGACTTATAGCTAGCagtgcattaaaaaaaaaacaaattactttgATATTTctcaaaagagagaaaaactaGTTTAGTACATGAATAAATTGTGTCcttatagaaaacataaaatttaagtaATCGTGGCTGCtttaattttccttttataGTTGGACATGATCTACTATAAGCACCTCAATAATTTAAGGACCCTTTTGCATTATTCAAACGCTAAATGTGATATCATTTAGTGAAAAAGAAGTGATCTCATTTATTGTATCATTAATGATTCAAACCAAACATAGAGTATTAACTTTTCATTGTCCAAActaacaaagaaagaaaaacagttAGGCAAGGTTTTATATACATGCACCATTTACTTTTAGAAAACAAGGTTAAATTAATGCTGGATTCGTTTGATTATATATTCATAGAAATTCAGATTACGTTGCTACTTGCTATTGACAAGGATATGTAACATAGTATCGAACTTTGGGTTGTTTCTCATTGAAGATATGCAATTATAATTGCTAAGTGCTACTCACTcagttttataaaatatgtaattttgtcattttacacaaattaagaaaataaataaaatatatttatgtttttaagaaTTGCATCTATTTAACCAATGATTTTGAGATAATGAAAATAACTTATTCAGGTTATTTTACTTTGTTTGGGCTTATTCAGGTTAGCTTACTTTCTAATCAAACAATCGAAATTGTGAGTAGAATCGTTCTGAATTGCGATTGACTCACTTTTAACTACTTCATAGCTCGAGCTCGGGCTGAAGATATGGCGCAGAGTAATTGGGAAGCTGATAAGATGTAAGTGTATTTGAGTTTAAAAGTGAGAACATTTTCAATTAcccatatttgtatttcttggtagaaaattaaattttttttattctttttgttcACTCTGTAGGCTTGACGTTTACATATATGATTATTTGGTGAAGAAGAAACTGCACAACACTGCCAAGTCTTTTATGACTGAAGACAGAGTCTCTCCTTGATCATGTTGGTAAGTAATTATCTATTTGGTGaagtttatgttttgttaagagttttttttgtcatgttggtttttgaatgtattttttattaattatcagAGTTTAAGCCTTATTTGTCTCATGGGGAACTGCGCTTTTAGCTACATGATTATTCCAATGTAGCAATTGATGCGCCTGGAGGGTTTCTGTTTGAGTGGTGGTCTGTGTTCTGGGACATCTTCATTGCAAGGACTAATGAGAAACATTCTGAGGCTGCTGCAGCTTATATAGAGGTTGGCTATCTACCACTCTAAAATAAATGGTTTTAAATACTAGTAGCATGCCTTCCAGTGAAATTGATTGGCTTTGGACtccaaaattaacatatttgtcCCTATCTTGTAATGAAGGATTAAACTCTGGAGTAGGTGCTCTTCCTTTAAAGGGATGGCCATTAACTGTAAGTCACTAGGATTCTTTTGCAGGGTTTATCTGTTTGTCATTCTAAGCCCATCCAACTCACAGCCGTCGACTCCTGTCGATGGAGTTGCTATAGCTGGTAACATGCAGCATGTGAATAACATGCCAAAAGGGCCAATGATGTATGGTTCTGATGGAATAAGTGGTCTGGCATCGTCAGCAAACCAACTGTTATGTTTCTCAATTTCCTCAGACGAATGCTACTAACAATCTAGCCTTTGTTTCAGTAATAAGAATCTTAGCGGCTTTAGTATTTTCTTGCATAGCCTATGGAGCAGTgttatattcaacttccttatGACAAGGATTAATAGCTGCAGGATGACATGGAACCGTTCGGAGATGTGGGAGCTCTGGAAGATAATGTAGAATCGTTTTTGTCCCAAGATGATGGAGATGGTGGAAGCATATTTAGCACCCTAAAGCGGAACCCTTCTGAGCATGCAGAAACCTCAAAGGGTATTCTCTCGCCCCGACAGGCTTATTATACTACTAGTAAACCAGCTATAGGTAACCATGATCATTTTTTCAGGGTTTAGTTTCAGTGAGGTTAGTTATATAAGAAGAAGTGCTAGTAAGGTCATCTGCTGTAGTTTCTCGTCTGATGGGAATTTGTTGGCTAGCGCTGGGCATGATAAGAAGGTACGCACGTTTTGTTTATATACCTGCCATGACCTTAACATCTTGTAGATCCTTTATAGGTATGTCAGATCTTGTTTGTTTAAAGCAGATGATGTGTTTTCGTCAGTAGGTTTTTATCTGGAACATGGAAACACTACATACTGAGAGCACTCCGAAAGAACATGGTCAAAATACAACTCAACTGGCTACGTCATCGTTCGACAAAACTATCAAAATCTGGGATGCTTCTGATGTATAGTAATTCATCTCTTTTAGTTGCAgccattttttttgtcttctgttGCGACTTACTACTACTACCAATTTGCTGTGCAGCCTGGTTACTTCCGACGAACCATTTCTAGTCATACTGCACCTGTAATGTCCCTTGATTTTCACCCCAATAAAACCGAGATCTTCTGCTCTTGTGATGGCAACAATGATATTCGCTTCTGGAACATCAACGCTTCTAATTACATTCGTGCTTCAAAGACAAGCTCATGTATTCTCGTGTGGCTTCTCCAACAATTGAACTATTGTTTTCtgagtttttgaatttttcaagcACAGGGAGCTAGCACGCAAGTACGGTTCCAGCCGATAAGTGGAAAATTTCTCGCTGCAGCTTCGGATTATACTATTTCACTTGTGGATGTTGAAAAAGACATACGGGTCCACTTGTTAAAGGTAAAGccaaagatttttttgtttactctTTAGTTCAGTCCACATAAGACGTTGTTTTCTATTGTTAAGACTTGTGCTTACAAGTTACCTATGCAGGAGTGAACTTATGTCTCATGgcttgattttaaaattttgttctgTCAGGGACATTCCTCAAATGTGAATTCTGTTTGTTGGAACACAAGCGGAGAGTTGCTAGCTTCTGTTAGTGAAAACTCTGTTAAACTATGGTCTCCGAGCTCAGGAGATTGTATCCACGAGCTCAGTTCTAGTGGAAACAAGTTCCACTCTTGCGTTTTTCACCCTAGCTATCCCAATCTCTTGGTCATTGGTGGCTACGAGGTATTAGCTTAGTTACAATTTATTCAGCTTAGAACGAATctatgtttaccatttttataAATCCATGTCAGGCTCTAATGTTGCGTGATGTGATGATTTTCTTGTTAAGAGTTGCTTTT is from Brassica napus cultivar Da-Ae chromosome A4, Da-Ae, whole genome shotgun sequence and encodes:
- the LOC106447096 gene encoding glycine-rich protein 23 gives rise to the protein MGLIARKVCVFIFVFALVAEFAFGNVEVNDDKHFFHKPRPYFHKPRPYFHKHGIYKKGFRKGLGGGGGLGGGGGLGGGGGLGGGGGLGGGGGLGGGGGLGGGGGLGHGGGLGGGGGLGHGGGLGGGGGLGGGGGLGGGGGLGGGGGVGGGAGGGYGGGAGGGLGGGGGAGGGGGFGGGGGYGGGGGFGGGAGGGFGKGIGGGGGLGGGYGGGGHH
- the LOC106448806 gene encoding transcriptional corepressor LEUNIG_HOMOLOG-like → MATMIFASGTSTLLITFVLQRQAHGASTQVRFQPISGKFLAAASDYTISLVDVEKDIRVHLLKGHSSNVNSVCWNTSGELLASVSENSVKLWSPSSGDCIHELSSSGNKFHSCVFHPSYPNLLVIGGYESPELWNTKENKCMTIPAHECVISALAQSPSTGMMASASHDKSVKIWK